The Ahaetulla prasina isolate Xishuangbanna chromosome 3, ASM2864084v1, whole genome shotgun sequence genome window below encodes:
- the KCNK15 gene encoding potassium channel subfamily K member 15: MLPPWGGRLLAMKRQNLRTVSLIVCVFSYLLVGAAVFDALESEAEIGHKRLLEQKRNDLRKKYRFSAEDYREFERLVLRAEPHRAGRQWRFAGSFYFAITVITTIGYGHAAPGTDAGKVFCMFYAILGIPLTLVMFQSLGERMNILVRMVLKKIKQCLGMRQTTVSMKNMVVVGFLSCMGTLGIGASAFSYFEGWTFFHAFYYCFITLTTIGFGDFVALQKHEALQKKPPYVAFSFMYILVGLTVIGAFLNLVVFRFLIMNSEDERRDEEEKASLRRARNYINLKPREDSRSTNEILLPVEDRTSQMNLIPLIHDDAERQRGKAVVSTTKVPPFCTCLCYRPRLSRSPDPPHPEPFNCHTNLVYYNSISYKIMEVSLGGKDHTGLSSPGSTLSSDSPSCRGHSRVRRKSI, encoded by the exons ATGCTGCCTCCTTGGGGCGGCCGCCTGCTCGCCATGAAGCGGCAGAACCTCCGCACGGTCTCCCTGATCGTCTGCGTTTTCTCCTATCTGCTGGTGGGCGCCGCCGTCTTCGATGCGCTCGAGTCCGAGGCCGAGATCGGCCACAAGCGCCTCCTGGAGCAGAAGCGCAACGACCTCCGAAAGAAGTACCGCTTCTCGGCGGAAGACTACCGGGAGTTTGAGCGGCTGGTCCTGCGGGCCGAGCCTCATCGagccggccgtcagtggaggttCGCCGGCTCGTTTTACTTTGCCATCACGGTGATCACCACCATCG GCTATGGGCATGCGGCTCCTGGAACTGATGCTGGCAAAGTGTTTTGCATGTTCTATGCGATCCTTGGGATCCCACTCACCCTGGTTATGTTCCAGAGCCTTGGGGAGCGCATGAACATTCTTGTTCGGATGgtgctaaaaaaaataaagcagtgcCTGGGAATGAGGCAGACAACAGTCTCCATGAAAAACATGGTTGTGGTTGGTTTTCTCTCATGTATGGGGACATTAGGCATTGGGGCATCTGCCTTTTCCTATTTTGAAGGCTGGACTTTCTTCCATGCCTTTTACTACTGCTTCATAACGTTGACCACCATTGGATTCGGAGACTTTGTCGccctccagaagcacgaagctttgCAGAAGAAGCCTCCCTATGTAGCCTTCAGCTTTATGTACATCTTAGTGGGCTTGACAGTGATTGGGGCCTTTCTTAACTTAGTGGTGTTTAGATTTTTGATCATGAACTCAGAAGATGAACGTCGGGATGAAGAAGAGAAGGCATCTTTAAGGAGAGCCAGAAATTACATCAACTTGAAACCCAGGGAAGATAGCAGGAGTACAAACGAGATCTTGCTCCCTGTAGAAGACCGGACCAGTCAGATGAACCTCATCCCATTGATCCATGATGATGCTGAGCGGCAGAGGGGCAAAGCCGTGGTTTCTACCACAAAAGTCCCTCCCTTTTGTACATGCCTATGTTACAGGCCACGGCTGAGCAGAAGCCCGGATCCTCCCCATCCCGAACCTTTCAACTGTCATACGAATCTGGTTTATTACAATTCCATTTCTTATAAAATCATGGAAGTCTCCCTAGGTGGTAAGGATCACACTGGCCTGTCTTCCCCTGGCAGTACTTTGTCATCTGATAGTCCCAGTTGCCGAGGGCACTCCAGAGTCCGGAGAAAGTCTATTTGA